Genomic segment of Geminocystis herdmanii PCC 6308:
ACGAATACATTGATAAATTTCTCCTAAATGTACTAAAGGAATGTTATCAAGTCCTAAAATACTCTTACTGGTGGTGTATAATAACCGCCAATCTCCGTTTAAAAGTTGCGGACAATTTAAGGGATTGTGGTTAGGATTATGATCTTCTAATTTTTCTACCGCCGTCAAAATATTGACTTTTTCCGTTTCCGTCACCGATAAACCCCGATTTTTACCAGCGATAACCTGTAACAATTCTGTTTTTAAACTCATAATGTTCGATCGTGCTTTAAATGCTATAATGGCAAGTTGCCCTAATTAACTATATTATTAGTTTATGAAAAATCCTGCCTTGCGTAAAGAGAAACGTTATGAACCTGCCCCTGTAATACCCCTTAAACAAGATGGTTCTCTTTTAGATTGGTTAGAAGCAAATAATCGTATTATGTACAGAGAAGAAAAAGAAGATAAAATAATCAATTTAGATTTATCAGAAGAAGAAGAAATCTCCGATCTCATCGAGGGTGAAGACGATGACTTCGATACAGATTTAGATGAATTAGATATAGACAGTGACAATGATATTATTTAAAGGTGACAAAATATGAATAATCAAAAAATTAGAGTTGGAGTCTTAGGTTTTGGTGGTTTAGGTCAAGCGGCTGCTAGAATATTACAACAAAAATCTGAAATGTGTTTAGTTGCCGTAGCAGATCAAAAAGGTTACGCTTATAATCCCGAAGGTTTAGATGCTGACACCCTCATCCCCACTTATCATGACTATGGCTCTAGTGGATATTTACCTGAATACGGTATCTTGAGTAATAATAGCATCGCTGATTTGATTCCTCAAGCTCAAGTGGATGGTTACTTTTTAGCTTTACCGAATTTACCTAATACTTTCATGGCGGATGTTACCCGTCAATTCATCGCTTCGGGGTGGAATGGGGTTTTAGTAGATGCCTTAAAACGTACCAGTGCGGTAGAACAACTTTTAACCTTACAAGAAGAACTCTCAGCTTCGGGCATTACCTATTTAACGGGTTGTGGCGCAACTCCCGGATTATTAACCGCAGTAAGTGCGATCGCATCTCAAAGTTTTATCGAAATTCATCAAGTAAAAATTACCTTCGGGGTAGGCATTGCTAATTGGGAAGCCTATCGTGCCACCATCAGAGAAGATATTGCTCACCTGCCGGGGTTTGATGTAGATAAAGCCAAAGCCATGACAGATGAAGAAGTAGAAGCATTTTTAGATCAAACTAATGGTATTCTTACCCTCGAAAACATGGAACACGCTGACGATATTATGCTAGAGTTGGCGGGTATTTGCGATCGATCTCAAGTTACTGTCGGCGGTATCGTGGATACTCGTAACCCGAAAAAACCTATTAGTACAAATGTTCAAATAACAGGGCGTACCTTTGAAGGGAAAACTTCTACCCATACCTTCACTTTAGGGGATGAAACC
This window contains:
- a CDS encoding DUF3134 domain-containing protein, whose protein sequence is MKNPALRKEKRYEPAPVIPLKQDGSLLDWLEANNRIMYREEKEDKIINLDLSEEEEISDLIEGEDDDFDTDLDELDIDSDNDII
- the bioU gene encoding (S)-8-amino-7-oxononanoate synthase BioU; protein product: MNNQKIRVGVLGFGGLGQAAARILQQKSEMCLVAVADQKGYAYNPEGLDADTLIPTYHDYGSSGYLPEYGILSNNSIADLIPQAQVDGYFLALPNLPNTFMADVTRQFIASGWNGVLVDALKRTSAVEQLLTLQEELSASGITYLTGCGATPGLLTAVSAIASQSFIEIHQVKITFGVGIANWEAYRATIREDIAHLPGFDVDKAKAMTDEEVEAFLDQTNGILTLENMEHADDIMLELAGICDRSQVTVGGIVDTRNPKKPISTNVQITGRTFEGKTSTHTFTLGDETSMAANVCGPAFGYLKAGIRLHRQNLKGLFTAVEVMPLFVH